Proteins encoded by one window of Flagellimonas lutaonensis:
- a CDS encoding LysE family translocator — protein MVEDVQAAIPLGLLLSFMIGPVFFVLLETSATKGFRAGICFNIGVIVADILFLFIAYFTSFQLLENLGNQPGLYVFGGTILLVYGLVVFIKKEVKKPEVKISKGTFISLIVKGFLLNFINIGVLIFWLGVLIIVGPTLNNEPDRILVFFGTMLATYFLVDMLKILLAKQLKRKLTLNKVRLVKKILGVVLMACGLVLIIKGFLPKDKFDIQEGIERIENIGE, from the coding sequence ATGGTAGAAGACGTACAAGCAGCCATACCACTCGGTTTACTATTGAGTTTTATGATCGGCCCCGTCTTCTTTGTTTTACTCGAAACCAGTGCCACCAAAGGTTTTCGAGCGGGTATCTGTTTCAATATCGGGGTCATTGTAGCCGATATTCTTTTTCTTTTCATAGCGTATTTCACTAGTTTTCAATTGCTTGAAAATCTGGGCAACCAACCAGGTCTCTATGTTTTTGGAGGAACCATTTTATTGGTCTATGGCCTTGTGGTGTTTATTAAGAAGGAAGTCAAAAAACCAGAGGTCAAGATAAGCAAGGGCACTTTCATCAGCCTTATCGTAAAAGGTTTTCTGCTCAATTTCATAAATATTGGCGTTTTGATATTCTGGTTGGGCGTATTGATCATAGTGGGCCCCACACTTAACAATGAACCTGACAGGATATTGGTGTTCTTTGGTACTATGTTGGCTACCTATTTTTTGGTCGATATGCTTAAGATATTATTGGCCAAACAATTGAAGCGAAAACTTACCCTGAACAAGGTGCGACTGGTAAAAAAAATACTGGGCGTTGTATTGATGGCCTGTGGCCTGGTTTTGATAATAAAGGGTTTTCTGCCAAAAGACAAGTTTGATATTCAAGAGGGCATTGAACGCATTGAAAATATTGGGGAATAA
- a CDS encoding type IX secretion system membrane protein PorP/SprF, whose translation MFKRTQIFLLALFTYAGANAQELTLPQHSQYNADNPFLISPVYAGIGDHIKVRLNGLTQWVGIEDAPDTQTIAADARLGDRSGLGMFLYNDSNGYTKQRGARVSFAHHLTLDRYEDEFISLGISYNFNQFRIDTENFRMENGQLPTDDRATTNHNFDIGVLYRKDRFYLSVNAANILPKNLEKFNPTFEPNTLRNYYLYTGYSFMKNKNSKLEIEPSVFFQWFESDSRSVTDLNAKFRFHDFEDYYYVGATYRFLNDPDQPLTPLYLSPMAGLKKSNFYFGYSYQILTNEIAGYNIGTHVVTVGMDLFQGISNCRCTY comes from the coding sequence ATGTTTAAGAGAACCCAAATCTTTCTATTGGCCCTGTTCACCTATGCTGGGGCCAATGCACAAGAGCTGACATTGCCGCAGCATTCGCAATACAATGCCGACAATCCGTTCTTGATATCGCCCGTATATGCCGGTATTGGTGACCACATAAAAGTTCGTTTGAACGGCTTGACCCAGTGGGTAGGTATCGAAGATGCCCCCGACACCCAAACAATAGCGGCCGATGCCAGGCTCGGCGACCGCTCTGGGTTGGGCATGTTTCTGTACAACGATAGCAACGGTTACACCAAGCAGCGTGGCGCAAGGGTCTCATTTGCCCATCATTTGACCTTGGATCGTTACGAAGATGAATTCATTTCTTTGGGTATCTCATATAATTTCAACCAATTTCGTATTGATACTGAAAACTTCAGGATGGAAAATGGCCAGTTGCCAACCGATGACAGGGCAACCACCAACCACAATTTCGATATCGGGGTACTATACAGAAAAGATAGGTTTTACCTTAGTGTGAACGCCGCCAACATATTGCCCAAGAACTTGGAAAAATTCAACCCTACCTTTGAGCCCAATACCCTTCGAAACTACTACCTCTACACGGGGTACAGTTTTATGAAGAACAAAAACAGTAAGTTAGAGATCGAGCCCTCGGTCTTTTTCCAATGGTTCGAGAGCGATAGCCGTTCGGTCACCGACCTTAATGCAAAGTTTCGTTTTCACGATTTTGAAGACTATTACTATGTGGGCGCCACCTATCGTTTTTTGAACGACCCAGACCAGCCGTTGACACCGCTTTATCTATCGCCTATGGCGGGCCTCAAAAAAAGTAATTTCTATTTTGGTTACTCGTACCAGATTTTGACCAATGAAATTGCCGGATACAATATAGGTACCCACGTGGTGACCGTTGGTATGGATCTTTTTCAAGGTATAAGTAACTGCCGCTGTACGTACTGA
- a CDS encoding head GIN domain-containing protein codes for MMKAVLLNSMFFFFSITLFAQDGKITKELGAFHEVKAFDGLSINLIKSTTNKAVISGANTHKVAIVNNSGVLKLRMEIDKIFSGYRTFIDLYYTGELKTIDVNEDAKIVSKDVIVQDLLDLRAQENGKLEIKCQTEQLLVKAVTGGDIVATGFAKTQDVVINTGGTYDGKQFKTSFTTIQVNAGGKAHVYATDYVGANVKAGGLVKVYGDPAKMDEKTVFGGKIERVD; via the coding sequence ATGATGAAAGCGGTTCTATTGAACAGCATGTTTTTCTTCTTTTCCATCACCCTATTCGCCCAAGATGGAAAGATAACCAAAGAATTGGGGGCTTTTCACGAGGTGAAGGCCTTCGATGGCCTATCCATCAATCTAATCAAGTCAACTACCAACAAAGCGGTCATTTCTGGCGCCAATACCCATAAAGTGGCCATTGTCAACAATTCGGGGGTGTTGAAGCTACGTATGGAAATCGATAAGATATTCAGTGGCTACCGCACTTTTATTGATTTGTATTACACCGGTGAATTGAAGACAATCGATGTGAACGAAGATGCCAAGATTGTTTCAAAAGATGTTATCGTACAAGATTTATTGGACCTTCGGGCGCAAGAAAACGGAAAGCTCGAGATCAAATGCCAGACCGAACAGTTATTGGTAAAGGCAGTTACCGGAGGAGACATCGTTGCAACTGGCTTCGCAAAGACGCAAGATGTGGTTATCAACACCGGCGGAACCTACGATGGCAAACAATTCAAGACATCGTTCACCACCATACAAGTAAATGCAGGTGGCAAGGCCCATGTGTATGCCACCGATTATGTAGGGGCAAATGTAAAGGCAGGTGGCTTGGTGAAGGTGTATGGTGACCCGGCCAAAATGGACGAAAAGACGGTTTTTGGCGGAAAAATCGAACGTGTAGATTAA
- the folB gene encoding dihydroneopterin aldolase, with protein sequence MGKIKLNNIRIHANHGCLQEEAIIGSDYRVDLVVHADLSGPSVSDKLSETVDYVHLNNIVKEEMAKKSYLLEHVARRILDRIFDELPTVSCAEVVVSKINPPLGGDVESVSVVLKLERS encoded by the coding sequence ATGGGAAAAATAAAGCTCAATAACATTCGTATACATGCCAATCATGGCTGTTTGCAAGAAGAGGCCATTATTGGCAGTGATTATCGTGTAGATTTAGTGGTACACGCCGATTTATCCGGTCCCTCGGTCTCTGATAAGCTTTCAGAGACGGTAGATTATGTGCACCTGAACAACATTGTCAAAGAAGAAATGGCTAAAAAGTCATATTTGCTGGAACATGTAGCGCGACGTATTCTTGACCGTATATTTGATGAGTTGCCCACGGTATCGTGTGCTGAAGTGGTCGTATCAAAAATCAACCCTCCATTGGGCGGGGATGTCGAGAGTGTTTCTGTGGTTTTAAAACTTGAGAGAAGCTAG
- the rnr gene encoding ribonuclease R — translation MSKKKKRATSQRKNEITKGIFQVLEDEPSKGFNYKQIAARLGIDDATGRNILISRLAQLKSKERIVEVDRGKYKKKSSGKKVYEGILDVTMNGNAYVVVEELQDDIFVPNHKLNKGLHGDIVEVAVQQKGKGKKLEGKVVGIVKRTKDTYVGLLEKHKTFAFVRPTESKMYTDVFVPIDKLNKAQDGDKVLVKLGAWPKDADSPYGEVIKVLGKPGEHHTEIHSILAEYGLPYEFPYEVEEFANKLDTSIKKGEIAKRRDMRDVLTFTIDPKDAKDFDDALSVQKLENGHYEIGIHIADVSHYVQPGTILDDEAYERATSVYLVDRVVPMLPEVLSNNACSLRPNEEKYTFSAIFEIDGQARVQKQWFGRTVINSNERFAYEEAQHIIETKQPCIPKEISIRNRSYKVSNEVVEAILTLNSLAETMRERRMEKGAISFDKIEVRFNLDKDNEPESVYFKEAKEANKLIEEFMLLANRKVAEFIGKQKPKKTFVYRVHDEPNEEKLMALNGVISKFGHQINLKDKKSISASLNKLLEDVKGKKEQNLVDTLAIRSMSKAIYTTDNIGHYGLAFDYYTHFTSPIRRYPDVMVHRLLQHYLDGGKSPQEGPYEEKCRHSSEMELLASSAERDSIKYMQIKFMEKHRGQEFLGVISGVTEWGIYVEIIENKCEGMVRIRDIKDDYYTFDEREYAIIGERTGKTYQLGDEVYVMVKDTDLIKRHLDFSLIGKKE, via the coding sequence ATGTCGAAAAAGAAGAAAAGGGCGACCAGCCAACGCAAAAATGAGATAACAAAAGGAATCTTTCAGGTTCTAGAGGATGAGCCCTCTAAAGGGTTCAACTACAAACAAATTGCTGCTCGCTTGGGTATAGATGATGCTACAGGAAGAAATATTCTCATCAGTAGGCTCGCACAACTAAAAAGCAAAGAACGTATTGTTGAGGTTGATAGGGGCAAGTACAAAAAGAAGTCTTCGGGGAAAAAAGTGTACGAGGGCATCCTTGATGTTACCATGAACGGAAACGCCTATGTGGTGGTAGAAGAGCTGCAAGACGATATTTTTGTGCCCAACCATAAACTGAACAAGGGACTCCACGGCGATATCGTAGAAGTAGCGGTACAACAGAAAGGCAAAGGCAAAAAATTGGAAGGCAAGGTGGTCGGCATCGTCAAGAGAACGAAAGACACCTATGTGGGCCTACTTGAAAAACACAAGACCTTTGCCTTTGTAAGACCCACTGAATCAAAGATGTACACCGATGTGTTCGTGCCCATCGATAAATTGAACAAGGCACAGGATGGTGACAAGGTATTGGTAAAATTGGGCGCTTGGCCAAAAGACGCCGATTCACCGTACGGCGAGGTCATAAAAGTGCTGGGAAAGCCAGGGGAGCACCATACAGAGATACACTCTATTTTGGCTGAGTACGGGCTGCCCTATGAATTTCCGTACGAAGTGGAAGAATTCGCCAACAAACTGGATACTTCCATCAAAAAAGGGGAAATAGCCAAAAGAAGGGATATGCGCGATGTGTTGACCTTTACCATAGATCCCAAAGACGCCAAAGATTTTGATGATGCATTGTCCGTGCAAAAATTGGAAAATGGCCATTATGAAATAGGCATCCATATAGCCGATGTGTCGCATTACGTACAGCCCGGAACAATATTGGACGATGAAGCCTACGAAAGGGCAACTTCTGTTTATTTGGTAGACCGTGTGGTACCGATGTTGCCAGAGGTATTGTCGAACAATGCCTGTTCTCTGCGGCCCAACGAAGAGAAGTACACCTTTTCAGCCATTTTTGAAATCGATGGGCAGGCCCGGGTACAAAAGCAGTGGTTCGGTAGAACGGTCATCAACTCAAACGAACGCTTTGCCTATGAAGAAGCGCAGCATATTATTGAGACCAAACAACCGTGCATCCCAAAGGAAATATCCATACGAAACAGATCCTACAAGGTTTCAAATGAAGTTGTGGAAGCCATTCTCACCTTGAACAGCCTAGCTGAGACCATGCGTGAGCGCCGAATGGAAAAGGGCGCCATTTCTTTCGATAAGATAGAGGTAAGGTTCAATTTGGACAAGGACAATGAACCTGAAAGTGTTTATTTCAAGGAAGCAAAAGAGGCCAACAAACTCATTGAAGAATTTATGCTGTTGGCCAACAGAAAAGTAGCCGAGTTCATCGGGAAACAAAAACCCAAGAAAACGTTTGTATATAGGGTGCACGATGAACCAAACGAAGAAAAATTAATGGCCCTGAACGGGGTTATTTCAAAATTCGGACACCAAATCAACCTCAAGGATAAAAAGTCCATCAGCGCCTCTCTAAACAAGCTCTTAGAGGATGTAAAGGGCAAAAAAGAACAGAATTTGGTAGACACCTTGGCAATACGCAGTATGAGCAAGGCCATCTACACAACCGACAATATTGGGCACTATGGCCTGGCATTTGATTACTATACCCATTTCACCTCGCCGATCAGACGCTATCCCGATGTAATGGTGCACCGCTTACTGCAACATTATTTGGATGGGGGAAAATCACCACAAGAAGGGCCCTATGAAGAAAAGTGCAGGCACTCTTCAGAAATGGAACTATTGGCGAGCAGTGCCGAACGCGATTCCATAAAGTACATGCAGATCAAGTTTATGGAAAAGCACCGTGGGCAAGAGTTCTTGGGTGTTATATCGGGGGTAACCGAGTGGGGCATCTATGTAGAGATTATCGAAAATAAATGTGAGGGCATGGTGCGCATTCGCGACATCAAAGATGATTATTATACCTTTGATGAGAGAGAGTACGCCATTATCGGCGAAAGAACAGGTAAAACTTACCAATTAGGTGACGAGGTCTACGTAATGGTAAAAGATACCGATTTGATCAAAAGACATTTGGATTTTTCCCTTATCGGGAAAAAAGAATGA
- the rpiB gene encoding ribose 5-phosphate isomerase B, with translation MRIAIGNDHAGTDYKLAIVGLLKSKGIEVINYGTDDTDSVDYPDFVHPVGSDVSEGKVDFGIVICGSGNGASMTVNKHQNVRGALCWNKEITQLAREHNDANVLSLPARFISLPQALDMVETFLNTSFEGGRHERRVEKIPVTK, from the coding sequence ATGAGAATAGCAATAGGCAACGATCATGCGGGAACGGACTATAAATTGGCCATTGTGGGCCTATTGAAATCAAAGGGAATCGAAGTCATCAATTATGGAACCGATGACACAGATAGTGTTGACTATCCAGATTTTGTTCATCCCGTTGGCAGTGATGTATCTGAAGGAAAAGTCGATTTTGGGATTGTTATCTGTGGCAGTGGCAACGGCGCAAGTATGACTGTTAACAAGCACCAAAATGTTAGGGGTGCCCTATGCTGGAACAAAGAAATTACCCAACTCGCCCGTGAACACAATGACGCCAATGTATTAAGTCTTCCGGCCCGTTTTATTTCCCTTCCACAAGCCCTTGATATGGTCGAAACTTTTTTAAATACTTCTTTTGAGGGAGGTCGTCATGAGCGTAGGGTTGAAAAAATACCCGTGACAAAATAA